Proteins from a single region of Trichoderma asperellum chromosome 3, complete sequence:
- a CDS encoding uncharacterized protein (EggNog:ENOG41) — protein MIYSHPRRLEFPNVDLLTFLFDYEGCQAKEDSPVFAEAKYPSKVITKARARDLTRQIAYFLRHQYGIGEGGPEKDIVVTISTGQSALGCIFYAVLAADGIYSAASPSSTASDLTRQIQDGPSSVVICSEDLKDVALRAAHNSGIPSKNVLLLSSYPEIQLKSVDGTVECDFKGSLDWRRITDPRELEYSKACILYSSGTTGLPKGVLISHQNMVSECYIPATLNLEAWTRLGHAFHRSTIGHLPAAHIAGIISYFINCFYDGGIVYWMPRFNIDDFIRYTAELKVTYFFTVPPVYMAIAKNPAVTDQFKSVEYGVSGAAPMSYDLQQSATNKLKGEIHQVWGMSETAGAVTYTPPDRHDTMGTLSPLMPNVELRLVDENDNDVEIGQPGEALLKGPMITKGYHNNPEATKSSFTADGYLRTGDILKVEGDLLYIIDRKKELIKYKGLQVAPAELEGILIAHPSVFDAGVIATQREDTEVPMAYVVLVPGAKGKISETDLAKYVESKVANHKRLRGGVTFIDVIPRNPTGKILRRELRALHSRRLKL, from the exons ATGATATATTCGCATCCAAGACGGCTGGAGTTTCCAAATGTGGATCTCCTTACATTTCTGTTTG ATTACGAAGGGTGCCAAGCTAAAGAAGATTCTCCTGTCTTTGCGGAAGCTAAATATCCTTCCAAAGTCATTACCAAAGCCAGAGCTCGCGATCTAACTCGTCAAATTGCTTACTTCCTTCGCCACCAATATGGTATTGGTGAGGGCGGTCCTGAAAAGGACATAGTTGTCACAATATCTACGGGACAGTCTGCGCTGGGTTGCATCTTTTACGCCGTCCTTGCTGCTGATGGTATCTACTCAGccgcatcgccatcttctACAGCGTCGGACTTGACAAGGCAGATTCAAGATGGACCCAGTAGCGTTGTTATATGCAGCGAAGATCTAAAAGATGTCGCTTTGAGAGCCGCCCACAATTCTGGAATCCCTTCTAAGAATGTTCTATTGCTCAGTTCGTACCCAGAGATCCAGCTGAAGAGCGTAGATGGAACGGTCGAGTGTGATTTTAAGGGTTCTCTGGATTGGAGGCGTATTACTGATCCAAGAGAGCTAGAATACAGCAAGGCGTGTATTCTGTACTCATCAGGGACCACTGGATTACCAAAAG GCGTTCTCATATCTCATCAAAATATGGTTTCCGAGTGTTATATTCCTGCTACTTTGAACCTTGAAGCTTGGACAAGATTAGGCCACGCTTTCCACAGGTCCACTATCGGTCACTTGCCTGCAGCACACATTGCCGGCATAATCAGCTACTTCATAAATTGCTTTTATGATGGAGGTATCGTTTACTGGATGCCAAGGTTCAATATTGATGATTTTATTAGGTACACTGCAGAACTCAAAGTGACCTATTTCTTCACTGTGCCACCTGTATACATGGCTATCGCAAAGAATCCAGCCGTAACAGACCAATTCAAGAGCGTTGAATATGGTGTTTCTGGAGCTGCTCCTATGAGCTACGATCTACAACAATCGGCCACCAATAAACTAAAAGGCGAAATACATCAAGTTTGGGGGATGAGCGAAACAGCTGGTGCTGTAACTTATACTCCACCGGATCGTCATGATACAATGGGAACTTTGAGTCCATTGATGCCGAACGTTGAGCTAAG GCTCGTAGATGAAAACGACAATGACGTTGAGATTGGACAACCAGGCGAGGCGCTGTTAAAAGGCCCAATGATCACCAAGGGCTATCATAATAACCCCGAAGCTACCAAGTCATCTTTCACCGCTGATGGATATCTACGAACTGGTGATATCCTTAAAGTGGAAGGGGATTTGCTCTATATAATAGACAGGAAAAAG GAGCTTATCAAATATAAGGGGTTGCAAGTTGCGCCAGCCGAGCTAGAGGGTATTCTTATCGCTCACCCATCCGTCTTCGATGCTGGCGTGATTGCAACGCAGCGAGAGGATACAGAAGTACCAATGGCATATGTGGTCCTTGTGCCTGgagcaaaagggaaaatatcGGAAACCGATCTGGCCAAGTATGTCGAGAGCAAGGTTGCAAATCATAAGCGCTTGAGAGGCGGCGTTACCTTCATTGATGTTATACCTAGGAATCCAACAGGCAAGATCTTGAGAAGAGAGCTAAGAGCATTACACAGTCGTCGATTGAAGCTCTAA